The following proteins are encoded in a genomic region of Dialister hominis:
- a CDS encoding IS256 family transposase produces MAKCKTPPTTPGEQIAQQILNNYDIKSAEDVQDVLKQIFGPIFESMLKGEMENHLGHKKHERSEDGDNVRNGYSSKTLKTSLGEVPIRVPRDRQSTFEPQIIKKHQRDVSSIEGKVLAMYARGMSQRDIAATIEDIYGFQMSHEQISTITGCVMEEVEAWRNRPLQSFYPFAFVDCIYVSLRTEYGVQQVAVYVMLAYDVNGCKDVLGLWINETESKHDWMQIFDELRARGVKDLGILSMDGVSGLEEGAKAVFPHATVQRCIVHLIRNSIRYIPRKQWSAFTKQLKLIYGAINVKQARQEFEKFKTDWQAYPGAVSVWENNFSHVEQLYNYGSAVRKIMYTTNAIESVNSSFRKVTKKGAFPNEDAVFKIFYLRIQELYKKWKGRHVASWAMVRNQLLMDDRMSQLMQQYDVAY; encoded by the coding sequence AACAACTACGACATCAAGAGCGCGGAAGACGTACAGGACGTCCTGAAGCAGATTTTTGGCCCCATTTTTGAGTCCATGCTCAAAGGTGAGATGGAAAATCATCTCGGCCATAAGAAGCATGAGCGCTCCGAAGACGGTGACAATGTCCGGAACGGCTATTCATCCAAGACGCTCAAGACCTCTCTGGGCGAGGTTCCTATCCGCGTCCCTAGGGATCGCCAGAGTACGTTTGAACCGCAGATCATCAAGAAGCACCAGCGCGACGTTTCGTCCATCGAGGGCAAGGTACTGGCGATGTATGCCCGTGGCATGAGCCAACGCGACATCGCTGCAACCATCGAAGACATCTACGGCTTCCAGATGTCACATGAACAGATCTCCACCATCACAGGCTGCGTCATGGAAGAGGTCGAGGCATGGCGGAATCGTCCGCTCCAGTCGTTCTATCCATTTGCTTTCGTCGACTGCATCTACGTATCGCTGCGCACGGAGTATGGCGTCCAGCAGGTGGCCGTCTATGTCATGCTTGCCTATGACGTCAACGGCTGCAAGGATGTCCTTGGCCTCTGGATCAACGAGACGGAGAGCAAGCATGACTGGATGCAGATCTTCGACGAGCTGCGGGCTCGCGGCGTTAAGGATCTTGGCATCCTGTCCATGGATGGCGTGAGCGGATTGGAGGAAGGCGCCAAGGCTGTATTCCCGCATGCCACGGTTCAGCGCTGCATCGTACACCTCATCCGCAATTCCATCCGCTACATCCCACGCAAGCAGTGGAGTGCATTCACGAAGCAGCTGAAGCTCATCTATGGTGCCATCAACGTCAAGCAGGCCCGTCAGGAATTCGAGAAGTTCAAGACCGACTGGCAGGCTTATCCAGGCGCGGTCAGCGTATGGGAAAACAATTTCTCACACGTCGAGCAGCTCTATAACTATGGCAGTGCCGTGCGCAAGATCATGTACACGACCAATGCCATCGAGAGCGTCAACTCTAGCTTCCGCAAGGTGACCAAGAAAGGCGCTTTCCCCAACGAGGATGCAGTCTTCAAGATTTTCTACCTACGCATCCAAGAGCTCTATAAAAAATGGAAAGGTCGTCACGTCGCAAGCTGGGCGATGGTCCGGAACCAGCTGCTCATGGACGACAGGATGTCTCAGCTTATGCAGCAATACGATGTTGCTTATTGA
- a CDS encoding asparaginase yields MKKHIIVITTGGTIAMKKDPETGGLVPAVSGEDLAAAVPGLSDWADVSVVEFSNVPSGWMSAEKMFDLSHLIDKLSEEGKADGFVVTHGTDTLEETAFFLDMSLKTEKPVCVTGAMRGASELSADGPENILSAVRTAADDMSKGMGVLVCLQDRIYAAKDVTKSHTTNPDTFRDLNYGPLGAVYGKEIIYGRRPMPHARLHPETIEPNVWLISAWSGMDGEIVKCAGKAGVKGVVIDGLGCGNVPPLCRKEILALRKQGIPVVLTTRVPSGSVMQEYSYEGSALSMKESGIILGGDLSGWKARLLLVLALGETNENERLQEIFEKM; encoded by the coding sequence ATGAAAAAACATATCATCGTCATTACAACCGGCGGCACCATTGCCATGAAAAAAGACCCGGAAACCGGCGGCCTCGTTCCTGCTGTATCTGGAGAAGATCTGGCAGCTGCCGTTCCCGGACTTTCTGACTGGGCAGACGTTTCCGTCGTCGAATTCTCCAACGTGCCGAGCGGCTGGATGAGCGCAGAGAAAATGTTCGACCTCTCTCATCTGATCGACAAACTATCTGAAGAGGGGAAAGCAGACGGCTTCGTCGTCACCCATGGGACCGATACCCTGGAAGAAACCGCATTCTTCCTCGACATGTCCCTGAAAACAGAAAAACCAGTCTGCGTCACAGGCGCCATGAGAGGAGCTTCCGAACTCTCTGCTGACGGCCCGGAAAATATCCTCTCCGCCGTCCGCACTGCTGCTGACGACATGTCCAAAGGCATGGGCGTCCTCGTCTGCCTGCAGGACCGCATTTACGCAGCCAAAGACGTCACAAAATCCCATACGACCAATCCGGACACCTTCCGCGATCTGAACTACGGACCCCTTGGTGCTGTCTATGGCAAGGAAATCATTTATGGAAGAAGACCTATGCCCCATGCAAGACTTCATCCGGAAACCATCGAACCAAACGTCTGGCTCATCTCCGCATGGTCCGGTATGGATGGAGAAATCGTCAAATGCGCAGGAAAAGCAGGCGTCAAAGGTGTCGTCATAGACGGCCTGGGCTGCGGCAACGTACCGCCCCTCTGCAGAAAAGAAATCCTTGCCCTCCGCAAGCAGGGCATCCCCGTAGTCCTCACCACCCGCGTCCCCTCTGGAAGCGTCATGCAGGAATACAGCTACGAAGGAAGCGCCCTCTCCATGAAAGAAAGCGGCATCATCCTGGGCGGAGACCTCTCCGGCTGGAAAGCCCGCCTTCTCCTCGTCCTTGCCCTTGGTGAAACAAACGAAAACGAAAGACTTCAGGAAATTTTTGAAAAAATGTAA
- a CDS encoding ABC transporter ATP-binding protein gives MLELKNIESSYGNIKALKGVNLSVPEGKIVTLIGANGAGKSTTMKTIMGVMKPVAGDVLFKGESIVGKKPFEIVRGGVVLVPEGRQILQNMSVRENLELGAFQRKDKAGISEDLSKVFERFPRLFERQNQFGGTLSGGEQQMLAIGRAMMARPEVMLLDEPSMGLAPLVVQQIFDVIKDINKMGTTVLLVEQNARKALQIADYAYVMETGKIVMEGPAQEVASNPDVMAAYLGGKKKQ, from the coding sequence CTGCTTGAACTGAAAAACATTGAATCTTCCTACGGGAACATTAAAGCGCTGAAAGGCGTCAACCTCTCCGTACCGGAAGGAAAAATCGTCACACTCATCGGTGCCAACGGCGCCGGCAAGTCCACGACCATGAAAACGATCATGGGCGTCATGAAGCCAGTCGCAGGCGACGTCCTCTTCAAAGGCGAATCCATCGTCGGCAAGAAGCCCTTCGAAATCGTCAGAGGCGGCGTCGTGCTCGTACCGGAAGGACGCCAGATCCTCCAGAACATGTCCGTCCGTGAAAATCTGGAGCTCGGCGCTTTCCAGAGAAAAGACAAAGCGGGAATCAGCGAAGACCTCTCTAAGGTATTCGAACGCTTCCCCAGACTTTTTGAAAGACAAAACCAGTTCGGAGGCACACTCTCCGGCGGCGAACAGCAGATGCTCGCCATCGGCCGCGCCATGATGGCCAGACCGGAAGTCATGCTTCTTGATGAACCCTCCATGGGCCTTGCGCCTTTGGTCGTACAGCAGATCTTTGATGTAATCAAAGACATTAACAAAATGGGTACTACTGTTCTTTTGGTTGAGCAGAACGCCCGCAAAGCGCTCCAGATTGCCGATTACGCTTACGTCATGGAGACGGGCAAAATCGTCATGGAGGGGCCTGCGCAGGAAGTGGCTAGCAACCCGGATGTCATGGCGGCCTATCTGGGCGGAAAGAAAAAACAGTAG
- a CDS encoding ABC transporter ATP-binding protein, translated as MLLEMKDVVKQFGGLTAVSNMSFHVDEGEIYGVIGPNGAGKTTIFNLITGVYQVTEGDVIFNGQSIEGKKPYQIINLGIARTFQNIRLFTGMTVLENILVGVHDRMKSGLLASIIHTASQQKEEKEACEEAMKLLAFVGLDKDADRLATELPYGKQRKLEIARAMATKPKLILLDEPAAGMNDSETAALTELIRNIREKFGITIVLIEHDMQLVMSLCDRVMVVNFGKKLAEGVPDEVQNNPQVIEAYLGKEDDN; from the coding sequence ATGCTGCTCGAAATGAAAGATGTCGTTAAACAGTTCGGCGGCCTGACAGCCGTTTCCAATATGTCCTTCCATGTCGATGAAGGAGAAATCTATGGCGTCATCGGACCAAACGGCGCCGGCAAGACCACCATTTTCAACCTGATCACAGGCGTCTACCAGGTCACCGAAGGCGACGTCATCTTCAACGGCCAGTCCATTGAAGGGAAGAAGCCTTACCAGATCATCAACCTGGGCATTGCCCGTACATTCCAGAACATCCGCCTTTTCACCGGTATGACCGTACTGGAAAATATCCTGGTCGGTGTCCATGACCGCATGAAATCCGGCCTCCTGGCCAGCATCATCCATACCGCTTCCCAGCAGAAGGAAGAAAAAGAAGCCTGCGAAGAAGCAATGAAACTCCTTGCTTTTGTCGGCCTGGATAAAGATGCGGACCGCCTGGCTACCGAGCTTCCATACGGCAAGCAGAGAAAGCTGGAAATCGCCCGCGCCATGGCAACAAAGCCGAAACTCATCCTCCTCGATGAACCGGCAGCCGGCATGAACGACAGCGAAACAGCTGCCCTGACAGAACTGATCAGAAATATCCGCGAAAAGTTCGGCATCACGATCGTCCTGATCGAACACGACATGCAGCTCGTCATGAGCCTGTGCGACCGCGTCATGGTCGTCAACTTCGGCAAGAAACTCGCTGAAGGCGTGCCGGATGAAGTGCAGAACAATCCGCAGGTTATTGAAGCATACCTCGGGAAGGAGGATGACAACTGA
- a CDS encoding branched-chain amino acid ABC transporter permease: MEELLNGYFLQVFTFVCINIILALTIYMTLCTGILSLGNAGLMSFGAYTSAILTADYGFPMPLGIFCGGLMAAFVAMIIGLPTIRLRGLYLAIATLGFGEVVRVIALNLTITHGALGFSGIPSMASTLSDYASDWGLLDALEMDSQTGGQFLMCIVLLLIVIAIVTFWYRLEHSRVGRAMAAVKADEYAASLTGINVVYYKMMAFLFSAFFAGVAGALYAHATFFITPTDFDWHKVVDILLYTVFGGSNVLWGSVLGAAILTIVPESLRALSEYRDMIYGIMLVVLMGFRPDGILSYDAMKWISSKFSRKAKPVKVEGGDD; encoded by the coding sequence ATGGAAGAGTTATTGAACGGGTATTTCCTGCAGGTCTTCACTTTCGTCTGCATCAACATTATACTTGCATTGACGATTTACATGACCCTCTGCACAGGCATTCTTTCCCTGGGCAATGCAGGTCTCATGAGCTTCGGCGCTTACACTTCAGCCATCCTGACGGCTGATTACGGTTTCCCGATGCCTCTTGGCATCTTCTGCGGCGGCCTCATGGCAGCTTTCGTAGCCATGATCATCGGCCTTCCGACCATCCGCCTGCGCGGCTTGTACCTGGCCATCGCGACACTGGGCTTTGGCGAAGTCGTCCGCGTTATCGCATTAAACCTGACCATCACGCACGGCGCGCTTGGTTTCTCCGGCATTCCGTCCATGGCATCCACGCTTTCTGACTATGCCAGCGACTGGGGCCTTCTCGATGCTCTGGAAATGGACTCCCAGACAGGCGGCCAGTTCCTGATGTGCATCGTCCTTCTCCTCATCGTCATCGCCATCGTCACCTTCTGGTACAGACTGGAACACTCCCGCGTGGGCCGCGCGATGGCAGCTGTCAAAGCGGATGAATACGCAGCATCCCTGACAGGCATCAATGTCGTTTACTACAAAATGATGGCATTCCTCTTCAGCGCATTCTTCGCAGGCGTAGCCGGCGCACTCTATGCACATGCCACATTCTTCATCACACCGACCGATTTCGACTGGCACAAAGTCGTCGACATCCTTCTTTACACCGTATTCGGCGGCAGCAACGTTCTCTGGGGCTCTGTCCTGGGCGCTGCCATCCTTACCATCGTTCCGGAATCCCTCCGTGCTCTTTCTGAATACAGAGACATGATCTACGGCATCATGCTCGTCGTCCTGATGGGCTTCCGCCCGGACGGCATCCTGTCCTATGATGCTATGAAATGGATTTCCTCTAAATTTTCCAGAAAAGCAAAACCAGTCAAAGTGGAAGGAGGAGATGACTAA
- a CDS encoding branched-chain amino acid ABC transporter permease yields MFFQQLVNGLTLGSAYAVIAIGYTLVFGVLNIVNMAHGGIFMMGAYIGLLLVTEAGFGIFPALIGAMIGGAVLGYGLEIFALRPLRRRKVTHLAPLISTIGVSTFLESVALMVWGPQTRSFPATFDNSLMDMGLFKISGIQIISLGTAVVLMVLLTLLLDRTKVGKAVRATSENAETAGLLGINTGRIITFTVMLASALGAAAGVLIGLSFNAIEPTMGTAMGLKGLAVLIMGGLGNVEGAMAGGFILGIAEVFTVAYGASSYRDAVAFGMIILILFLRPEGLFSKAGKGGRP; encoded by the coding sequence GTGTTCTTTCAACAGCTTGTCAACGGGTTAACGCTGGGAAGCGCCTATGCGGTCATTGCCATCGGCTATACGCTGGTATTCGGCGTACTCAATATCGTCAACATGGCACATGGCGGCATCTTCATGATGGGCGCTTACATCGGACTGCTTCTTGTCACAGAAGCAGGATTTGGAATTTTTCCTGCACTTATCGGTGCTATGATCGGCGGAGCCGTACTGGGCTACGGACTGGAAATCTTTGCTCTCCGTCCTCTCCGCCGCCGCAAGGTCACCCATCTTGCGCCTTTAATCAGTACAATCGGCGTATCCACGTTCCTTGAAAGCGTGGCGCTCATGGTCTGGGGTCCGCAGACGCGGTCTTTCCCGGCCACATTCGACAACAGCCTGATGGATATGGGCCTCTTCAAGATTTCAGGCATCCAGATCATCAGCCTCGGCACGGCCGTTGTCCTGATGGTTCTCCTGACACTGCTACTTGACCGTACAAAAGTCGGCAAAGCAGTCAGAGCGACTTCTGAAAACGCTGAAACAGCAGGCCTGCTTGGCATAAACACAGGCCGCATCATCACCTTCACCGTCATGCTGGCATCCGCACTGGGCGCAGCCGCTGGCGTGCTGATCGGACTTTCCTTCAACGCCATCGAACCGACAATGGGCACGGCTATGGGCCTCAAGGGCCTGGCAGTCCTCATCATGGGCGGTCTCGGCAACGTAGAAGGCGCAATGGCCGGCGGTTTCATTCTGGGCATTGCAGAAGTATTCACCGTCGCATACGGCGCATCCTCCTACAGGGACGCTGTCGCATTCGGCATGATCATCCTGATTCTGTTCCTTCGTCCTGAAGGGTTATTCTCCAAAGCGGGGAAAGGAGGCAGACCGTAA
- a CDS encoding PaaI family thioesterase, whose protein sequence is MKGVMMTKDIDENTLGLSEKEKAFLKAEEERMGMKLKELVSPPVYNMCFACGSANPIGLHLHFFAIPDGCISFFTPRREHQSYNDRMHGGLIMTLMDEVMGNYLFLTGGVPAYTGKMESRFRSPILIGETVEIRCHEEKRRGQLVIMTAKIIKEDGTEAAEAVSHMMLEPPSKG, encoded by the coding sequence ATGAAAGGAGTCATGATGACAAAGGATATCGATGAGAACACGCTCGGCCTTTCGGAAAAGGAAAAAGCATTCCTGAAGGCCGAGGAAGAACGGATGGGCATGAAGCTCAAGGAGCTCGTGAGCCCTCCTGTTTACAATATGTGCTTCGCCTGCGGATCGGCGAATCCGATCGGGCTGCACCTTCATTTCTTTGCCATCCCTGACGGATGCATTTCCTTTTTCACGCCCAGAAGAGAACACCAGAGCTACAATGACCGCATGCACGGCGGGCTCATCATGACGCTGATGGATGAAGTCATGGGCAATTACTTATTTCTGACCGGCGGCGTCCCCGCTTATACCGGCAAGATGGAATCCCGTTTCCGCTCCCCTATCCTCATCGGAGAGACGGTCGAGATCCGCTGCCATGAAGAAAAGCGCAGGGGACAGCTCGTCATTATGACGGCCAAGATCATCAAGGAAGACGGCACGGAAGCTGCCGAGGCTGTATCCCACATGATGCTTGAACCGCCTTCGAAAGGATGA
- a CDS encoding EAL domain-containing protein, which produces MQCLRRCLAERLNDIRENYGVPVSTVRLELTEQGALNSAGFKQVGLLKNMGFDLALDDYGTGFSNASRMKDIPFEEIKIDVSLVRGHFAHPDSYLPNLIQSMHRMGFKVVAEGVETKEMVDGLKRMGCDYFQGFYYSKPVSMQDFLKKYSLKEEKREVFTPSERAYEETERYGSVFAATLSDNSR; this is translated from the coding sequence GTGCAGTGTCTGCGCCGTTGTCTGGCAGAACGCCTGAATGACATCCGTGAAAACTACGGCGTGCCGGTATCGACAGTCCGCCTCGAACTCACGGAACAGGGCGCCTTGAATTCCGCCGGATTCAAGCAGGTGGGCCTTCTGAAAAATATGGGATTTGATCTTGCTCTCGATGATTATGGTACGGGATTTTCGAACGCGTCCCGCATGAAGGACATTCCTTTTGAAGAAATCAAAATCGACGTGTCCCTCGTACGCGGCCACTTCGCGCATCCGGATTCGTACCTGCCAAACCTGATCCAGAGCATGCACCGCATGGGATTCAAGGTCGTGGCGGAAGGCGTCGAGACGAAGGAGATGGTTGACGGTCTGAAAAGGATGGGCTGTGATTATTTCCAGGGCTTCTATTATTCAAAGCCCGTCAGCATGCAGGATTTCCTGAAGAAGTACAGTCTGAAGGAAGAGAAAAGGGAAGTGTTTACTCCAAGCGAAAGGGCTTACGAAGAGACGGAAAGATATGGAAGTGTATTCGCCGCAACCCTTTCGGATAACAGCAGGTAA
- a CDS encoding EAL domain-containing protein, with protein MIDFLRGSYDMDFYLAAIPVQVLFLVYYMRKRKLPLKDTMYFTNLMYFNLAAMIAGILSAAACAGWETTPVPVIYGLNVGYHLFVLLAAYNGFRYVMETLHAGDRINPKWMRLAAVPVLPMALVIFVSQFFGSMISVDPETGIHQGSLYPLFYGFLIFYLVLCLATALVFRTEDNEGQVEGILTAGAFIMAGILLEGYYWQELFLSFSFTMGIAVIYLTVRNPDLFLDHKTELMTREAFRMIMRQLLEKNDFEGFGFVIRDYDECRMAYGGAFVDGFLGYFGKYLRQEFSKQYLFYMGGGRFFIVSTLPMDLEAEVSKVHERFRKPWGRDGKIAYFDINCCILDDTLVFSSVDELKQCIGIAFETADSPKHEDVIIDKGYQERVKRQFHVRGLLEESLAGNSLEVFLQPLVEASSGRVEGAEALVRMKDKDGSIVGPAEFIDMASATGAVSILGEQVFAKVCEFIRDGGLEACGMKWVHVNVGQCSVCAVVWQNA; from the coding sequence ATGATCGATTTCCTTCGTGGCAGCTACGATATGGACTTCTATCTGGCTGCTATTCCGGTCCAGGTTTTGTTCCTGGTTTATTACATGCGGAAGAGAAAGCTTCCACTGAAAGACACCATGTACTTCACGAACCTGATGTACTTCAATCTGGCAGCAATGATTGCAGGTATTCTTTCGGCAGCCGCGTGTGCAGGATGGGAAACGACTCCGGTTCCGGTCATATATGGCTTGAACGTGGGTTACCATCTCTTCGTTCTTCTGGCGGCTTATAATGGTTTCCGCTATGTGATGGAAACACTTCATGCAGGCGACCGCATCAATCCGAAGTGGATGAGGCTTGCCGCGGTCCCTGTTCTGCCGATGGCGCTTGTGATCTTTGTGTCCCAGTTCTTCGGCTCGATGATCAGTGTCGATCCTGAGACAGGTATCCATCAAGGAAGCTTGTATCCTCTTTTCTATGGATTCCTTATTTTCTATCTGGTGCTCTGCCTTGCTACGGCGCTTGTTTTCCGTACGGAGGACAATGAGGGACAGGTGGAAGGAATCCTCACTGCAGGCGCATTCATCATGGCCGGTATCCTTCTGGAAGGATATTACTGGCAGGAACTGTTTCTGTCCTTCAGCTTCACGATGGGCATCGCAGTCATTTACCTGACGGTCAGAAATCCGGACCTCTTCCTCGACCATAAGACGGAACTTATGACGAGAGAAGCTTTCCGCATGATCATGAGGCAGCTTCTGGAGAAGAACGACTTCGAAGGATTCGGCTTCGTCATTCGTGATTATGATGAATGCCGCATGGCCTACGGCGGTGCATTCGTAGACGGTTTCCTGGGATATTTCGGGAAGTATCTCAGGCAGGAGTTTTCAAAGCAGTACCTCTTCTACATGGGAGGCGGCCGTTTCTTCATCGTTTCGACGCTGCCCATGGATCTGGAAGCGGAAGTCAGCAAGGTGCATGAGCGATTCAGAAAGCCCTGGGGAAGGGATGGCAAGATCGCTTACTTCGACATCAACTGCTGCATTCTGGATGATACGCTTGTCTTCAGCAGCGTGGATGAGCTGAAGCAGTGCATCGGCATCGCTTTTGAAACAGCCGATTCTCCGAAGCATGAAGACGTCATCATTGACAAAGGGTACCAGGAACGCGTGAAACGCCAGTTTCATGTACGCGGACTTCTTGAAGAATCTCTTGCGGGAAATTCTCTGGAAGTGTTCCTGCAGCCGCTTGTGGAAGCGTCCTCCGGTCGTGTGGAAGGCGCTGAAGCACTTGTGCGCATGAAGGACAAGGACGGGTCCATCGTGGGACCTGCCGAGTTCATCGATATGGCTTCCGCAACGGGTGCGGTCAGCATCCTGGGCGAGCAGGTTTTCGCCAAGGTATGCGAATTCATCCGTGACGGCGGCCTCGAAGCATGCGGCATGAAGTGGGTGCACGTCAATGTGGGCCAGTGCAGTGTCTGCGCCGTTGTCTGGCAGAACGCCTGA
- the guaA gene encoding glutamine-hydrolyzing GMP synthase, whose amino-acid sequence MKHQEIVIIVDFGGQYAQLIARRVRECGVYCEILPYNKPASEILVPNLKGIIFSGGPSSVNAENAPQIDPDVFKAGVPILGICYGMQLMAKTLGGEVVKPEAHEYGHTEFFRDGSSALFEGVSEKTAVWMSHGDSVTDMPAGFGLTGHTALTPTAAMADEARRFFGVQFHPEVVHTPEGTTMLKNFLFKICECEGGWSMGNYINIAVESIREKVGNHNVICALSGGVDSSVAAVLVHKAIGDQLTCVFVDHGFLRLGEAEQVVDTFTNKFNMKLVHIDASKHFMDLLAGVTEPEKKRKTIGAEFIHTFQEEANKLDDVKFLVQGTLYPDVVESGTATAATIKSHHNVGGLPKDMKFELIEPLRELFKDEVRQLGRELGLPEEVINRQPFPGPGLAIRIIGEITPERLDILRRADFIVRDVIKQHGLYNDIWQSFAVLPAAIRSVGVQGDERTYDYTVGIRAVTSSDGMTADYFRFPWEVLDEMSRRICNEVAGVNRVVYDVTSKPPSTIEWE is encoded by the coding sequence ATGAAGCATCAGGAAATAGTCATCATTGTTGACTTCGGCGGACAGTATGCCCAGCTCATTGCGCGCCGTGTGCGCGAATGCGGCGTATACTGCGAAATCCTGCCGTACAACAAGCCAGCCAGTGAGATTCTGGTCCCCAACCTGAAAGGGATTATTTTCTCCGGCGGCCCGTCCAGCGTCAATGCGGAAAATGCACCGCAGATTGATCCGGACGTTTTCAAGGCAGGCGTGCCGATTTTAGGCATCTGCTACGGCATGCAGCTCATGGCAAAGACCCTGGGCGGCGAAGTCGTAAAGCCAGAAGCGCATGAATACGGCCATACTGAATTCTTCCGTGACGGCAGCTCCGCACTCTTTGAAGGCGTTTCTGAAAAGACAGCCGTATGGATGAGCCACGGCGACTCCGTTACAGACATGCCTGCAGGCTTTGGCCTGACCGGTCATACAGCCCTGACACCGACCGCAGCTATGGCAGATGAAGCAAGACGCTTCTTCGGCGTACAGTTCCATCCGGAAGTTGTTCATACTCCGGAAGGCACCACCATGCTGAAGAACTTCCTCTTCAAGATCTGCGAATGTGAAGGCGGATGGTCCATGGGCAACTACATCAATATTGCTGTAGAAAGCATCCGTGAAAAAGTAGGAAATCACAACGTCATCTGCGCACTGTCCGGCGGCGTTGATTCCTCCGTTGCCGCTGTCCTTGTCCACAAGGCTATCGGCGATCAGCTGACCTGCGTTTTCGTCGATCACGGTTTCCTCCGTCTTGGCGAAGCTGAACAGGTCGTCGACACCTTCACAAACAAATTCAACATGAAACTCGTCCACATCGATGCATCCAAGCATTTCATGGACCTTCTTGCAGGCGTAACAGAACCTGAAAAGAAGAGAAAGACCATCGGCGCTGAATTCATTCATACCTTCCAGGAAGAAGCCAATAAGCTTGATGACGTGAAATTCCTCGTCCAGGGCACACTCTATCCTGACGTCGTGGAATCCGGCACAGCCACCGCTGCGACCATCAAATCCCACCACAACGTAGGCGGCCTTCCGAAGGACATGAAGTTCGAACTCATCGAACCGCTGCGCGAACTCTTCAAGGATGAAGTCCGCCAGCTCGGCCGCGAACTCGGACTTCCTGAAGAAGTCATCAACCGCCAGCCGTTCCCGGGACCAGGTCTTGCTATCCGCATCATCGGCGAAATCACCCCGGAAAGACTCGACATCCTCCGCAGAGCTGATTTCATCGTCAGAGACGTCATCAAACAGCATGGCCTCTACAATGATATCTGGCAGTCCTTCGCTGTACTGCCGGCAGCTATCCGCTCCGTAGGCGTACAGGGCGACGAAAGAACCTATGACTACACCGTAGGCATCCGCGCTGTAACAAGCTCTGATGGCATGACTGCTGATTACTTCCGCTTCCCGTGGGAAGTCCTCGACGAAATGTCCAGAAGAATCTGCAACGAAGTGGCAGGAGTCAACCGCGTCGTTTACGACGTCACCTCCAAGCCGCCGAGCACCATCGAATGGGAATAA
- a CDS encoding phosphoribosyltransferase family protein: protein MAKNYYELHVAGCTRQLPILPVSDTLSIAGFVILGDTEIVTRASEELAARVPKDTDIIMTAETKGIPLAAELARVLGMKRYIVARKSVKAYMQNPIWVEDESITTKGKQRLYLMDTDVEMLHGKNVLLLDDVISTGGSMKAMKALAEKAGAHVIGEAAILAEGNAAKRDDIIFLEKLPLFEHE, encoded by the coding sequence ATGGCAAAGAACTACTATGAATTACATGTGGCAGGCTGCACAAGACAGCTTCCAATCCTTCCAGTCAGCGACACATTGTCGATTGCAGGCTTCGTTATCCTCGGGGATACGGAGATCGTTACCAGGGCATCCGAAGAACTAGCTGCCAGGGTTCCGAAAGACACAGATATCATAATGACCGCTGAAACGAAGGGCATTCCCCTTGCAGCTGAACTGGCGCGTGTCCTTGGCATGAAGCGCTACATCGTTGCAAGAAAGTCTGTCAAAGCGTATATGCAGAACCCGATCTGGGTGGAAGATGAATCCATCACGACGAAGGGCAAGCAGCGCCTTTACCTCATGGACACGGATGTGGAAATGCTCCACGGCAAAAACGTCCTCCTTCTTGATGATGTCATCAGCACAGGCGGATCCATGAAAGCCATGAAGGCCCTTGCTGAAAAAGCAGGCGCTCATGTCATTGGCGAAGCTGCCATCCTTGCAGAAGGAAATGCAGCAAAGAGAGACGACATCATTTTCCTTGAAAAACTCCCTCTTTTTGAACACGAATAA